One Prosthecochloris marina DNA segment encodes these proteins:
- a CDS encoding TorD/DmsD family molecular chaperone — protein sequence MEITIENKARILRFLSQCFAYPNRAFLPNLQTQLQEITAEKEKTGFKSLLRLFEQENSEQLQGEYTRLFISGYPNTPCPPYESVFREGTMLGSNSRKVDRLYQEWGMTADLDLVDHISTEVEFLAFLASAATLDATRTNANKAYHSFIHSHIQKWIPDFSKKLYDNAKSPPYRKLAALLPTSIPPTV from the coding sequence GTGGAAATCACCATTGAAAACAAGGCACGTATACTGCGCTTTCTGAGCCAGTGTTTCGCCTATCCTAACAGGGCCTTCCTGCCGAACCTTCAGACACAACTTCAGGAAATAACCGCGGAAAAGGAAAAAACCGGATTCAAGTCACTTTTGCGTCTGTTCGAGCAGGAAAACAGCGAGCAGCTCCAGGGCGAATACACCAGACTCTTTATCTCCGGTTACCCTAACACTCCGTGCCCCCCCTACGAATCGGTTTTCCGGGAAGGCACGATGCTCGGGTCGAACAGCAGAAAAGTCGATCGTCTTTATCAGGAATGGGGCATGACCGCCGACCTCGACCTCGTGGATCATATCTCGACCGAGGTCGAATTTCTGGCGTTCCTCGCTTCGGCAGCGACCCTTGACGCAACCCGAACAAATGCGAACAAGGCATATCATTCATTTATCCACAGCCACATTCAAAAATGGATACCTGACTTTTCAAAAAAACTGTATGACAATGCAAAATCACCTCCCTACCGGAAACTTGCGGCACTCCTTCCGACGTCTATCCCTCCTACCGTGTAA